tAGAGAACTTACAACACAGTAAACTTCCTAAGCACCAAATGCTTCCAGCTTGATCAATAAGAGTTCCAAAATAGTTTCAGCTTTCTGTCTGTACCCGTCAAATGTATATCTTGGTTTACATTCCCTGAAAGGTTCTGCGAGCTTCTTCATTTCAATAAATAAGCATTCTATTTTCTGGTTCAAAATCATGTActcctctttttttctttggaTTGCTTGGAAGTTGCTACTCTCCGTTTGAACCGTCTCTTTTGGCTTCTTCGGTACCTTAGCCCCCCTCTCTTGTAATACAAAGACAAATCCCGATTCAGATTGTTCCAACTCCCAAATCGAAGCTAAAATTTCATCTTTGTTCATACGGTGTATGTTCTTCTCCATCATCCAATCTTTATGCTCTTTGCAAATATCATCTTTAGAGTTGTTTAAGACACCCCACAAAAAAAGCTCAATCTGTTTTCAAGTTGCAAAGCTTTAAGATATAATAATCACTAGAACAAACAATATAAATGACAATAAAAATGGAAATTGACTCACTCTAGCTATTCCTATTAATGCTCTGCGGTATTTGAGCTGGAGCTTAAAGCCATTTATTTCAGTACTTCTCGTTTCTTCATTGAGCTTTATCAGCagattctaaaaataaaaacacaaaacaataAAACCTATTATAACAAGATGATACTTTTCTAGCCACATAAGATTATGACATATATGTCGTTTACCTTGACGATTTCAACATCTTTGCGTACTGCACGTTTTGTGAGATAATCATGACGTTCTATTTTAGTTTCTACACCTATCAAATATAGGCTCAAAACTTTTGCTTTATCTTCAAATGAGTAAGTTTTCCAATCTTTTAGAAGGCTACGCACTGAAACCATGTCCTTATTGACTATGTTCTTCTTATTGAGTACCTGAAGAACAGCAGGATAAAAAGTGGAAAGCTTTCAAATTGCAATGCTTGTATTAACCTTATTAATTGTCACAAAAAATTACCTGAATTATTAATAAGCTACAACAGAACCCCCTTCACTATATAATCACATAACGTATGTAGCAAAAATTGTCAAGCGGGTGCCAGGCGGCTGGGTGGGACCTGGAGCCTAGAGGGATTAGTTGGCCAAAAACCAAATTCTACGAGGTCGTAGTTGTATTTCACCACATCTTATCACAAGAGTTCAAGGGCTTCTTTACAACATTGCTTGCTGTTTTTACTCAGAGAAAAAACTAGAAGTTGTTTTTAAGGCGGCGCCCAGGCCCAGGGCGCCTAATTAGAAAGGCGCTTAAAGTCCCCGCCTAGGCTCTTTTCCGCCTAATGGTAAAACGCCCAAAAATTTACTCCACAGCACCGAACAGAGTGTACAGACCAAGGAACAACAATAAAGTCTAATTATCAAACCAAGATTTTAATGTCTTCCCCTATGAGCACTACTAAGTAGGCCATCCAATAATGAACAGAACAGATCATATGATCCATCACCTCCAATCTTTAAGGAACCCCAATACAAAATCTTTATTGTTGGCTGGTGGGATTGTTGGGAACTAAAACCTTATCAGTTAAACAGACGTAGAAGACCTTTATTGTTGGCTGTTGGAATTGTTGACAACTGAAACCTAATCATTTAAACAAATGGGCATCTATTGGCTCCAGAATTAAGTACTAAgagaatgcaatttttattaacaCAAGTAAACACCATTTTCAACATTTTCTCACGACGAACAGATAGCACCCACTCAGTTCTATTACACCAACCAACAAAGaaagaatgaaataaaaataagcaAAAATGCATTACAGGACAACTAACAACTAGCAAACAACAACAATTTTCAGAATATAAGAAACATACTCTAAATCATGTTATGAAGCAAAAAACAATCTCAAAATTTGAAAATGGAAGACATCAAGTTGATAACATATGCATGCTAGTTACCATTAACAAATACAGACAGCCAGATCAAGACTAATTATGCAAAAATGTAGAATTCACACTGCTATCAACCGATATAAATTAAATGCTGCTTTCTTCTCTATCGCTAAACCAACCAAAGTTTCACTTCGCATAACACATGATTCGAGCAGTGAGAACATGTTATTTATGTTTTCGATTTTCAAAAATTCTAAGCCGAACCATGTGTTTTCAATTttaagaaattctaaaacaaaccCAGAACGTCAAATCATCGAACATATAACCCAAGCACTGAATAACAATGAATCCTTTTATGCAAATTATAAGAAACTCCCAACCTTTCAGGGATCAGAATCCAAGCAGTGAGAGACTAGTGGAATGAAAATCCATACCTATTCAAGCTGCTCAACGGATGCCTCTTTGTGAAGAGCTCCGCATGAGATTGAAAAGATTTTATTTTTGCATACATGCAAATTACAGTAACACCACATTCTTCACAaacctaaccctaattttggaaaCCTATAACTTACTCAAACTAAATCGATTCGACAAGAATTATTCAGAAAAAAgttcagaaaaaagaaaaaaaagttacccTGCAAATAAATGGCTGATCCGAAAAGAATGTCCAGAAAAGATTTGTTCTTGTGAAGGTGAGAGATTGCGAGATCTAGAGAATCTTTCGTTTATTTTTGAGAAGATTTTTTTAGCTGATTTTTATAGGAAATTATATGAATTCACGGGTTGATTTCAAACCTGGCGTCATTAGGGGCGGCGACCCTAAAAGAATTTGGGGAtacaaaaagacaaaaaaggtcacccaacgTAAATTTAAGCCACCCCTTATCAGGGATTTTTCGAAATGGCAATTTTACCCTCCATAATTGGTAGATAaaactacaatcggtagtttaatgtggtttgtttcatttgttttatTACAAGCCCATAATCAATAGCTAATTCTATAATCGGGTGTGTAGGTgtatacaatcggtagataatctcATAATCGCTAGTGTAGGTGTGGACAATCGGGTGTTTCACCATACTACATTATTTCTCGATTTTGAAGTAGTCCcaaaattgaaattggaaaaaaaaacacaagttttcgaatttgggaactaaaATAATCGGTAGACAAGGAGTTACCTTTGCACCCGATTATAAAGTAgccccaaaaatgaaatttgaaaaatCTCTAGTTTTTGGAATTTGAGAACTGCCATAATTGATAGGCTATGAAGGTCATCAAAACTACCGATGTTAAATCCCACGTAAATCGGTAGTAAAGGAAACCACTTTGTGTCCGATTATAAGGGTTTTCTTGTACAGAACAACTGTGAAATGAAACCACCATAATCGCTAGAAAACGTTCATAGTTTACTTCCGATTAAGGACCTGTCTGACAAATAGTTGAAAAATTCACCAGAATCGATAGTTATTAAAGATAATGTTACTACCGATTCTGCACATATCCGGCCTATATGAAAATTtaccagattcggtagataattgtGATATTTATCCTTCGATTTTGGGTAAAAATTTCAGCAGTTTCAGATGAGCAAGTCATAAACGTAACACGAAATACATTCATAATCTATAAACCTTAAGAACATATTATCCAAAATACTAAACAAGTAATTAAACCACCATAATCCAAAAGTAAGGGTTAAAAACTACATACATCCACAACATCCAACAACACAGTAAGACCTAGTTTTCTTCTTAGTATTGTCCGCCAAAGTTTTGGAACGCTTAGCACGACTTAGACGACCAGCATTATCATCAGCATCACGTTCATCTCCCTCAACAGTTCCTTCGACAAGAGAGCTCGAATAAGCCTGAGATCTTTTGTTCGTCTTTGATGTTTTCTTCTTGGGCTGgttcttcatcactttctccccaaactccgATGCATACTTTGCATTATCAACATTTTCAATCATCTCTCTGTGCTTTTTAATCTTCTCAATTGGCACATGCACTCCAGCCGTTATGCAGTCTGTGCACCATTTTGCCAAAAACTTGAACTTTTGCACCTATTTTTTAAATTCAGAAAACATCAAATGGAGTTTACCTAAAAAAACGAGTCGTAATATGAAAGAGAACATAATACGCACCAGTCTTTCATAACCTTTCGGTTTATGTTCGACGATACACTTGTAAACGGAAGCCTCCTAGGTCGTCTTTGCTTTAAGCTCACGGATTACACGATAATGAGAATGTTCCCGGTACCACTCCATATAGCATGGAGCATGTTCATCACCATGGTTGGCAGCTTTCGAAGTGTTCACCATGAAGTTCATCCTCTTATCCCAATACTCAGAAACAGTAGGTGAACTAGAGTAAACTACCTTGATGGTATCCTGGTTAGACTCGCTAAGCTCCACGTCCAACTTGAACTTGCCATGTATGTGGCTCCATGGTACTCCTTGTATATAAccatgttgtcgcatcaccctcgAGCCAATATACATCACATAACCTGTGTGGTGCCACAACGGTCCATAATAGCGACACAACTCAGAGCGACCCGATATATGTCCACTAGCcaggtcttccttgtatggatcaaaacaTACCTCTGTGGCCTTCATCGCGTCTAGTTTCTCCCTCGGGCTAACCAactgctgctcctttgtcctTGAATGTTTGTCATTGAACTTGTACTTTCTTCCTCTCGGTGTACCTTTCTCCCACTCGGATTCTTTGCTGCCAATTTCAGACCAGGGTaatggtcatagatccatgtctaCATAGATGTCGAACCACGTATTAGAAATTCATTCTTACATTAGATGAACAAAAAACACACACTTATCAATGGATTAATAGAGTTGAGCAAATACCTGGAATAGACTCACGTTCCCGGCAATTTGGCTAGTCTTaagcctcgacgcctttctcaactctgtCATCAAGAATGCAaggcatgtcgtgccccaagaGTAGTCTGCGACCTTATGAAAGGATCCAATAGTTGTAGAAGGTTGGCGTCTACTCGGTTTCCACTGGTATTGGTGAATataacacatcccaatacacacaaCAGATAGGCGGTGGCCGCATACCCCACTTCGGCATCACTTAATGGTCAtttctcttctttctcctttGTGCCTTTGAACATCTTCAGCAACTGACCCATGCTGAACTTCCTAGTCTTGTAGGCAAAGCACCTATCGAGCTCAATGTCCGTTGTCGCTTTATCTCAACCAAGACACTTCTGACAAAGTTCATCAAGTTGtacccaacttaactgctttgtgtaggtACGCCTGACTGCTTCACAATGGTCATTGAGACTAAGAATTTGCCTCACATCATCtggagtaatcgtcatctccccaaacggcatatgaaaGGTGTACGTCTCGAGGTACATTCTCTCCACAAAATCCGATATTGCTACCTGATCATGTTCCAACATTGAATTCTCGACAGCAGCAGATAACCCCGAGTTGTCTATGAGTCTCTTGAACCTTACACATTCGTCGTCTAAAGGCCATTTCTTCATCAAAGTGGGTGCGGCTGTGGGTTTGAGTATACGAATCGCATCGGAATGTTACTATTAAACACACAACACATTACAAAATTAATTGAGTATTATTACGAATAAAACGACAACACGTTATGAAACAAGAATGtgattattacctcggtttcgtagttttctctggcccatgagtctttgtatccaaataacaataCTCCTCCATCTCTAGGCAGCCCCgggatttcttcttcaaaatatgTCTTCTTCAAGTTAATGGGGACAAGGTGTGAAGCTTTCTTCGCGATTGGCTTCCTTGTAACTCCTCCTGCTCCTTTtgtaccacttggttgtcttTCTTCTAGATTAATTACTGGAACACCTTGATCAACTTCATCTTGAGTGATTTCTGGAACGCTTAGTTGTACTACTCCTCGAGTACCATCATTGCTAGAATTTCCTTTTTTACTCATTTCTCTTTCTCTCCGCGCACTAGCGGTTAGTTTCTTTCCCCCTTTTTGACGAGGCCCTGTAATAGTTGGTACCTAGGTCTTTCTTACCTCGCCTGTCCCTAAGCAATAAAATTTGTTCGTAAGAATTGCACTAAAAACCACAAAATCGGAAGtcataaaaaatataaatttccgattatcaaaatcggaagtcataaataaaacattaatttccgattatccaaatcggaagcaCGAGTTAATGATTTTCTTCCGATTACCAAACATCGGGAGTAAGGTTATAGTTTAATCTTCCGATTATGCATCAATTTGGGTCCAGAAGTTAATAATTTAACATATATAATTGGAACAAATTAATTTAACATATTTACCGAATGCCCATAATCGAAAGTAAATAAATAACCTTACTCCCGATTACAAGGTAGCCCCGAAATTTGATTTTGCAAAAATCACAAATATTTGCGAACTTTACAACTACAATAATCGGTAGGGTATTTGAATTCGTGTAACTAACGATTATACAAATCGGAAGtcaaatattatatatattatctTCTGATACTATGGAATCTGTGTGTCCCTACATGTTCAAATCCTATGTTACAATCATAAGGAGAAATGAAACATAACTACCGATTAAGTCCATTTTTGGGTTCAGTGGCAAACATCAATACATAATCGGAAGTTACCCATAAAAATTAACTTCCGATTCTGGTCGATGTAACCGAAAATCCTAAAAATTCTCCATATTCGGTAGAAAAAATTAAGATCTAAACTACCGATTCTGGAAAATAACTGAAAACCCCTGAACTTATTTTCATGGATTCGtcaaatttaagcaacataaaCCAATGAACGATATAAACTTACCTAATTGGGGTCATTTGCTGGAGAGTTTGATTATCAGAATCACCACTACCACCTACATCAGCGGCTTCATCCTcttcatgttcttcgtgttcatcgtCTTCGTCGCTATCATCCTTGTTTGAGGTAGTTCCAATCGTTTTGTTCTTTAATTTTTCTCGATCTATCGACGGTTCATTAATATCAGTCATCGTTTTATAgaagaatcgacgatgttttttaTTCGGCGATGAACGACGACGATGAATTGAAGTTTGAATAGGGGGAATATTGTTTTTACTATCCACAATCggaagggaagaagaagaggagaagaagagttgaaaagaaaagaaagaaaatgaaaatgaaaatgaaaatgaaattaggttttgggtgGTCTTAATCGTTCAATGGTTGTGTCGGCAACTATATTCGGTAGGCATATGATGTTCTTTTGGTACCGATTATAGACGTTGTCCCAAattcattttttcttcaaaacagATAGAATTGCATTTTTCTACTTTAACATTCGGTAGATATTATATGTTAGTATCCTCCCGATTATGGCAATAATCCATTCTTAAACAAACTCACAATCGGTAGACAAAACTATATTCTAAACTACTGATTGTAGAGGGACATACAagtattttcaacctattttgtcttattcaGTCTCCCCAAATTCTTTCAGGGTCGCCCCTAATGACGCCATGATTTCTAAGGATGAGTTTCTGAATTTAAATAGATTTTCTAACTTTATTTTGACTTGTGCATCTAGTAATAAAAGGAAGGAAAACTCAATCGAGAACCAAAAGATATAGGAGAAAAAATACACGATTATTAACCATCATCACTACCATCACGATTGATAAAGGGGGATACCAGATTTTCTTTGGGATGATACCATTGCATATAGGACAAAGAAATCTTAGCATATCCAGACCGTTGGATCGTCCAAATTGTATCAGCCCCCAAAAACTAGtatccccctttataaatcatgactACCATAGGGACGGAGCTAACATTTATTTTTTGGGGATAAATCTGTATAGGTAAAGTAGTAATGATGTaaaattaacacaaaattggttaaaaagaccaaaaccaacaattcctgggtgaaacagGCTGGTAGGTTTTGATACTGCTTATATGGACATTAATCAAAAA
This DNA window, taken from Papaver somniferum cultivar HN1 chromosome 3, ASM357369v1, whole genome shotgun sequence, encodes the following:
- the LOC113356917 gene encoding uncharacterized protein LOC113356917, translating into MVSVRSLLKDWKTYSFEDKAKVLSLYLIGVETKIERHDYLTKRAVRKDVEIVKNLLIKLNEETRSTEINGFKLQLKYRRALIGIARIELFLWGVLNNSKDDICKEHKDWMMEKNIHRMNKDEILASIWELEQSESGFVFVLQERGAKVPKKPKETVQTESSNFQAIQRKKEEYMILNQKIECLFIEMKKLAEPFRECKPRYTFDGYRQKAETILELLLIKLEAFGA